The Corvus moneduloides isolate bCorMon1 chromosome 5, bCorMon1.pri, whole genome shotgun sequence genome includes a region encoding these proteins:
- the INTS10 gene encoding integrator complex subunit 10 isoform X5, with protein MSAQGDCEFLVKRARELVPGDLWAAKAWLITARSLYPADFNIQYEMYTIERNAERTASAGRLLYDMFVNFPDQPAVWREISVITSALRNDSQDKQTQFLRGLFETLPGRVQCEMLLKATEQCFNTLERAEMLLLLLRRFPETVVQHGVGLGETLLDAESIEDQESPVNCFRKLFVCDVLPLIINNPDVRLPASLLYKYLNKAAEFYINYVTRSTQTESQYQGSQDSSDIMSPSKRSSQKYVIDGLTEKSSQITDPWERLFKILSVVGMRCEWQMDKGRRSFGDILHRMKDLCRYISNFDSEAHIKYKNQVVYSTMLVFFKNAFQYVSNIQPSLFQGPNAPNQTPLVLLEDVPNIYGDTDIDRNKHIHKKRKLAEGREKTMQSSDDEDPSGKARSRHITVNKADLANSIEVLESFKLARESWELLYSLESLDKEFTRICLSWKTETWLWLRIFLTDMIIYQGQYKKAISSLHHLAALQGSHSPQQITGQGSLENQRALIQLASCHFALGEYRQTCEKVLDLMCCILLPIQEGGKVQEEQPKVKSKFRKGSDLKLWPCTSRAIMPYCLHLLLACFKLRAFTDSRDDMALGHVVVLLQHEWPRGENLFLKAINKICQQGNFQYENFFNYVTNIDMLEEFAYLRTQEGGKIHLELLPNQAMLIKVDECQPSWSDLLPLQTNADCPSKLWGFW; from the exons ATGTCGGCGCAGGGGGACTGTGAGTTCCTGGTGAAGCGGGCCCGGGAGCTGGTGCCGGGGGACCTGTGGGCGGCCAAGGCCTGGCTCATCACGGCGCGGAGCCTCTACCCCGCCGACTTCAACATACAA TATGAGATGTACACTATTGAGAGGAATGCTGAAAGGACAGCATCTGCAGGCAGGCTGCTCTACGACAT GTTTGTGAATTTTCCAGACCAACCTGCTGTATGGAGGGAGATCAGCGTTATTACATCCGCATTAAGGAATGACTCCCAGGACAAGCAGACACAGTTTTTAAGAG gATTATTTGAGACCCTTCCTGGTCGGGTCCAGTGTGAAATGCTCCTGAAGGCAACAGAGCAGTGCTTTAACACATTAGAAAGGGCAGAAATGCTCCTTCTACTTCTGCGGCGTTTCCCAGAGACTGTGGTGCAACATGGG GTAGGCCTTGGAGAAACGTTATTAGATGCTGAAAGTATTGAAGACCAAGAATCTCCAGTGAATtgctttagaaaattatttg ttTGTGATGTTCTTCCTCTGATAATTAACAACCCTGATGTACGACTTCCTGCCAGCTTGTTATATAAATACCTgaataaagcagcagaattttatATTAACTACGTAACTAGATCTACGCAGACAGAAAGTCAGTATCAAG GTTCACAAGATTCCTCTGATATTATGTCTCCAAGCAAGCGCAGCTCTCAGAAATATGTAATAGATGGTCTCACAGAGAAATCATCCCAGATTACAGATCCTTGGGAGAGgctatttaaaatactgtctgTGGTGGGAATGAGGTGTGAGTGGCAAATGGATAAGGGAAGAAG AAGTTTTGGTGATATTTTGCATCGAATGAAAGATCTCTGCAGATACATCAGCAACTTCGATAGTGAAGCCCACATTAAATATAAGAATCAAGTAGTGTATTCCACGATGTTGgtcttctttaaaaatgcttttcagtatGTCAGCAACATCCAGCCATCACTCTTTCAAG GTCCAAATGCTCCAAACCAAACTCCACTGGTTCTTCTTGAGGATGTACCCAACATCTATGGTGATACAGATATTGATCGTAACAAGCATATCCACAAAAAGAGGAAACTtgctgaaggaagagaaaaaacaatg CAGAGCTCAGATGATGAGGATCCTTCTGGGAAGGCAAGAAGTCGCCACATTACAGTAAACAAGGCTGATCTTGCAAACTCCATTGAAGTATTAGAGAGTTTCAAACTGGCAagagagagctgggagctgctgtatTCTCTGGAATCACTTGACAAAG AGTTCACCAGAATTTGTTTGTCATGGAAGACAGAGACCTGGCTTTGGTTAAGGATCTTTCTTACAGACATGATCATCTACcag GGGCAGTACAAAAAAGCAATTAGCAGCCTACATCATTTGGCAGCTCTTCAGGGCTCTCATTCTCCCCAGCAAATTACAGGACAAGGATCTTTAGAAAATCAGAGAGCACTAATCCAGTTAGCATCGTGCCACTTTGCCCTCGGAGAATATCGG CAAACATGCGAAAAAGTGCTTGACCTCATGTGCTGTATTTTACTTCCAATACAAGAAGGAGGTAAAGTACAAGAGGAGCAACCTAAAGTCAAGTCTAAATTCAGGAAAG GGTCTGATTTGAAGCTTTGGCCATGTACCAGTAGAGCTATCATGCCTTACTGCCTTCATCTGTTGTTAGCTTGTTTCAAG CTCAGAGCTTTCACAGACAGCAGAGATGATATGGCGCTGGGCCACGTAGTTGTTCTGCTTCAGCATGAGTGGCCAAGGGGTGAGAACTTGTTCCTGAAAGCCATCAACAAAATCTGCCAGCAAGGAAACTTCCAGTATGAGAATTTTTTCAACTATGTCACAA ATATTGATATGTTGGAGGAATTTGCTTATTTAAGAAcacaggaaggagggaaaattCATCTGGAACTGCTGCCAAATCAAGCAATGTTGATCAA
- the INTS10 gene encoding integrator complex subunit 10 isoform X4: MSAQGDCEFLVKRARELVPGDLWAAKAWLITARSLYPADFNIQYEMYTIERNAERTASAGRLLYDMFVNFPDQPAVWREISVITSALRNDSQDKQTQFLRGLFETLPGRVQCEMLLKATEQCFNTLERAEMLLLLLRRFPETVVQHGVGLGETLLDAESIEDQESPVNCFRKLFVCDVLPLIINNPDVRLPASLLYKYLNKAAEFYINYVTRSTQTESQYQGSQDSSDIMSPSKRSSQKYVIDGLTEKSSQITDPWERLFKILSVVGMRCEWQMDKGRRSFGDILHRMKDLCRYISNFDSEAHIKYKNQVVYSTMLVFFKNAFQYVSNIQPSLFQGPNAPNQTPLVLLEDVPNIYGDTDIDRNKHIHKKRKLAEGREKTMSSDDEDPSGKARSRHITVNKADLANSIEVLESFKLARESWELLYSLESLDKEFTRICLSWKTETWLWLRIFLTDMIIYQGQYKKAISSLHHLAALQGSHSPQQITGQGSLENQRALIQLASCHFALGEYRQTCEKVLDLMCCILLPIQEGGKVQEEQPKVKSKFRKGSDLKLWPCTSRAIMPYCLHLLLACFKLRAFTDSRDDMALGHVVVLLQHEWPRGENLFLKAINKICQQGNFQYENFFNYVTNIDMLEEFAYLRTQEGGKIHLELLPNQAMLIKHHTVTRGITKGVKEDFRLAMERQVSRCGENLMVVLHRFCINEKILLLQTLA; this comes from the exons ATGTCGGCGCAGGGGGACTGTGAGTTCCTGGTGAAGCGGGCCCGGGAGCTGGTGCCGGGGGACCTGTGGGCGGCCAAGGCCTGGCTCATCACGGCGCGGAGCCTCTACCCCGCCGACTTCAACATACAA TATGAGATGTACACTATTGAGAGGAATGCTGAAAGGACAGCATCTGCAGGCAGGCTGCTCTACGACAT GTTTGTGAATTTTCCAGACCAACCTGCTGTATGGAGGGAGATCAGCGTTATTACATCCGCATTAAGGAATGACTCCCAGGACAAGCAGACACAGTTTTTAAGAG gATTATTTGAGACCCTTCCTGGTCGGGTCCAGTGTGAAATGCTCCTGAAGGCAACAGAGCAGTGCTTTAACACATTAGAAAGGGCAGAAATGCTCCTTCTACTTCTGCGGCGTTTCCCAGAGACTGTGGTGCAACATGGG GTAGGCCTTGGAGAAACGTTATTAGATGCTGAAAGTATTGAAGACCAAGAATCTCCAGTGAATtgctttagaaaattatttg ttTGTGATGTTCTTCCTCTGATAATTAACAACCCTGATGTACGACTTCCTGCCAGCTTGTTATATAAATACCTgaataaagcagcagaattttatATTAACTACGTAACTAGATCTACGCAGACAGAAAGTCAGTATCAAG GTTCACAAGATTCCTCTGATATTATGTCTCCAAGCAAGCGCAGCTCTCAGAAATATGTAATAGATGGTCTCACAGAGAAATCATCCCAGATTACAGATCCTTGGGAGAGgctatttaaaatactgtctgTGGTGGGAATGAGGTGTGAGTGGCAAATGGATAAGGGAAGAAG AAGTTTTGGTGATATTTTGCATCGAATGAAAGATCTCTGCAGATACATCAGCAACTTCGATAGTGAAGCCCACATTAAATATAAGAATCAAGTAGTGTATTCCACGATGTTGgtcttctttaaaaatgcttttcagtatGTCAGCAACATCCAGCCATCACTCTTTCAAG GTCCAAATGCTCCAAACCAAACTCCACTGGTTCTTCTTGAGGATGTACCCAACATCTATGGTGATACAGATATTGATCGTAACAAGCATATCCACAAAAAGAGGAAACTtgctgaaggaagagaaaaaacaatg AGCTCAGATGATGAGGATCCTTCTGGGAAGGCAAGAAGTCGCCACATTACAGTAAACAAGGCTGATCTTGCAAACTCCATTGAAGTATTAGAGAGTTTCAAACTGGCAagagagagctgggagctgctgtatTCTCTGGAATCACTTGACAAAG AGTTCACCAGAATTTGTTTGTCATGGAAGACAGAGACCTGGCTTTGGTTAAGGATCTTTCTTACAGACATGATCATCTACcag GGGCAGTACAAAAAAGCAATTAGCAGCCTACATCATTTGGCAGCTCTTCAGGGCTCTCATTCTCCCCAGCAAATTACAGGACAAGGATCTTTAGAAAATCAGAGAGCACTAATCCAGTTAGCATCGTGCCACTTTGCCCTCGGAGAATATCGG CAAACATGCGAAAAAGTGCTTGACCTCATGTGCTGTATTTTACTTCCAATACAAGAAGGAGGTAAAGTACAAGAGGAGCAACCTAAAGTCAAGTCTAAATTCAGGAAAG GGTCTGATTTGAAGCTTTGGCCATGTACCAGTAGAGCTATCATGCCTTACTGCCTTCATCTGTTGTTAGCTTGTTTCAAG CTCAGAGCTTTCACAGACAGCAGAGATGATATGGCGCTGGGCCACGTAGTTGTTCTGCTTCAGCATGAGTGGCCAAGGGGTGAGAACTTGTTCCTGAAAGCCATCAACAAAATCTGCCAGCAAGGAAACTTCCAGTATGAGAATTTTTTCAACTATGTCACAA ATATTGATATGTTGGAGGAATTTGCTTATTTAAGAAcacaggaaggagggaaaattCATCTGGAACTGCTGCCAAATCAAGCAATGTTGATCAA
- the INTS10 gene encoding integrator complex subunit 10 isoform X3, with protein MSAQGDCEFLVKRARELVPGDLWAAKAWLITARSLYPADFNIQYEMYTIERNAERTASAGRLLYDMFVNFPDQPAVWREISVITSALRNDSQDKQTQFLRGLFETLPGRVQCEMLLKATEQCFNTLERAEMLLLLLRRFPETVVQHGVGLGETLLDAESIEDQESPVNCFRKLFVCDVLPLIINNPDVRLPASLLYKYLNKAAEFYINYVTRSTQTESQYQGSQDSSDIMSPSKRSSQKYVIDGLTEKSSQITDPWERLFKILSVVGMRCEWQMDKGRRSFGDILHRMKDLCRYISNFDSEAHIKYKNQVVYSTMLVFFKNAFQYVSNIQPSLFQGPNAPNQTPLVLLEDVPNIYGDTDIDRNKHIHKKRKLAEGREKTMQSSDDEDPSGKARSRHITVNKADLANSIEVLESFKLARESWELLYSLESLDKEFTRICLSWKTETWLWLRIFLTDMIIYQGQYKKAISSLHHLAALQGSHSPQQITGQGSLENQRALIQLASCHFALGEYRQTCEKVLDLMCCILLPIQEGGKVQEEQPKVKSKFRKGSDLKLWPCTSRAIMPYCLHLLLACFKLRAFTDSRDDMALGHVVVLLQHEWPRGENLFLKAINKICQQGNFQYENFFNYVTNIDMLEEFAYLRTQEGGKIHLELLPNQAMLIKHHTVTRGITKGVKEDFRLAMERQVSRCGENLMVVLHRFCINEKILLLQTLA; from the exons ATGTCGGCGCAGGGGGACTGTGAGTTCCTGGTGAAGCGGGCCCGGGAGCTGGTGCCGGGGGACCTGTGGGCGGCCAAGGCCTGGCTCATCACGGCGCGGAGCCTCTACCCCGCCGACTTCAACATACAA TATGAGATGTACACTATTGAGAGGAATGCTGAAAGGACAGCATCTGCAGGCAGGCTGCTCTACGACAT GTTTGTGAATTTTCCAGACCAACCTGCTGTATGGAGGGAGATCAGCGTTATTACATCCGCATTAAGGAATGACTCCCAGGACAAGCAGACACAGTTTTTAAGAG gATTATTTGAGACCCTTCCTGGTCGGGTCCAGTGTGAAATGCTCCTGAAGGCAACAGAGCAGTGCTTTAACACATTAGAAAGGGCAGAAATGCTCCTTCTACTTCTGCGGCGTTTCCCAGAGACTGTGGTGCAACATGGG GTAGGCCTTGGAGAAACGTTATTAGATGCTGAAAGTATTGAAGACCAAGAATCTCCAGTGAATtgctttagaaaattatttg ttTGTGATGTTCTTCCTCTGATAATTAACAACCCTGATGTACGACTTCCTGCCAGCTTGTTATATAAATACCTgaataaagcagcagaattttatATTAACTACGTAACTAGATCTACGCAGACAGAAAGTCAGTATCAAG GTTCACAAGATTCCTCTGATATTATGTCTCCAAGCAAGCGCAGCTCTCAGAAATATGTAATAGATGGTCTCACAGAGAAATCATCCCAGATTACAGATCCTTGGGAGAGgctatttaaaatactgtctgTGGTGGGAATGAGGTGTGAGTGGCAAATGGATAAGGGAAGAAG AAGTTTTGGTGATATTTTGCATCGAATGAAAGATCTCTGCAGATACATCAGCAACTTCGATAGTGAAGCCCACATTAAATATAAGAATCAAGTAGTGTATTCCACGATGTTGgtcttctttaaaaatgcttttcagtatGTCAGCAACATCCAGCCATCACTCTTTCAAG GTCCAAATGCTCCAAACCAAACTCCACTGGTTCTTCTTGAGGATGTACCCAACATCTATGGTGATACAGATATTGATCGTAACAAGCATATCCACAAAAAGAGGAAACTtgctgaaggaagagaaaaaacaatg CAGAGCTCAGATGATGAGGATCCTTCTGGGAAGGCAAGAAGTCGCCACATTACAGTAAACAAGGCTGATCTTGCAAACTCCATTGAAGTATTAGAGAGTTTCAAACTGGCAagagagagctgggagctgctgtatTCTCTGGAATCACTTGACAAAG AGTTCACCAGAATTTGTTTGTCATGGAAGACAGAGACCTGGCTTTGGTTAAGGATCTTTCTTACAGACATGATCATCTACcag GGGCAGTACAAAAAAGCAATTAGCAGCCTACATCATTTGGCAGCTCTTCAGGGCTCTCATTCTCCCCAGCAAATTACAGGACAAGGATCTTTAGAAAATCAGAGAGCACTAATCCAGTTAGCATCGTGCCACTTTGCCCTCGGAGAATATCGG CAAACATGCGAAAAAGTGCTTGACCTCATGTGCTGTATTTTACTTCCAATACAAGAAGGAGGTAAAGTACAAGAGGAGCAACCTAAAGTCAAGTCTAAATTCAGGAAAG GGTCTGATTTGAAGCTTTGGCCATGTACCAGTAGAGCTATCATGCCTTACTGCCTTCATCTGTTGTTAGCTTGTTTCAAG CTCAGAGCTTTCACAGACAGCAGAGATGATATGGCGCTGGGCCACGTAGTTGTTCTGCTTCAGCATGAGTGGCCAAGGGGTGAGAACTTGTTCCTGAAAGCCATCAACAAAATCTGCCAGCAAGGAAACTTCCAGTATGAGAATTTTTTCAACTATGTCACAA ATATTGATATGTTGGAGGAATTTGCTTATTTAAGAAcacaggaaggagggaaaattCATCTGGAACTGCTGCCAAATCAAGCAATGTTGATCAA